Below is a window of Phoenix dactylifera cultivar Barhee BC4 chromosome 7, palm_55x_up_171113_PBpolish2nd_filt_p, whole genome shotgun sequence DNA.
GCTCATATTGTTCTCTTGAGAGATGACAGAAATCTTATCAAAGGGCGACAATCCCCAGTCCTCATCGGAACTCTCTactttctcttcctcctcaGCAGGAGGTGCCCCGGGAGCAGCACCATCAGCAACAAAACCAGCTGCTGCAGCACCTGCAGCTGAAGCACCAATGAATGCcccaccaccacctccaccaATTATCACCTGCAGCGCTAAGGATTACCATGTTCAAGCAACTCAACAAGTAACAAACCCCAAtggaataaaaaagaagaagaagaaaaaagaacatcTCTCAtcctttgaaaaataaaaagtcaTGCTACAAGAGGACTGCTCATGAACAGAGTGCCAAGTGGTTATCTTCACACGTTCAGCAATTCAAAGTTCACCCTCAAAACAACCTCCCCTCTACATGGGGGGGCAGAGTAGGCAGGATAGCATGCACCTTTCTTTCTCACATAATGTCACCAAAAAATATACACACTAGGCCTAGCATAGACAGATATGAAAGAACGTTATCGTATGAAATTACACcagaattgttttttttttcctcaaaaaaaggCAGAGCACAAGAAACACCAAACGACAACATAGAACACCAGAGGGGTAAGAGGGATGCAAGAGCACTTCAATCAATCCACCAACAAAAACTGGAAATTATCCAAGAGAGGATAACACAATAATCCAAAAGTTCTCAAAGGATTTAACAAAGCATAACAACCATTGAAAGGATAACATCTCACATAACCGCAGGTATCTAGTCAGCAAGCACAAAGAACACGATCAGATGTGCAAGAAGCATTACAGATCCAGATTTTAAGACCCTTCAGAAACCCAACTCAAAATAAATCTAGTCTCCAAGCAGGCAGTTCCCCAAAATTGAAGGAGACACTCAGATACAGATGCACTTCCAATTTTTCCATCCACGTACTTGATCAAGCACCATGCTAGCAAAAGCCAACTAGGCATTACTATTCACAGTTTAACACAAAAGCATCTGCACAAGGATCTCTAGCGCTAGGTTGCACAAACCCTTGGAAATATTGCACTAAGCATGCTTCTAGATACACAATATTTTTTCTGCTTCAGCAACCATTATTTACTAGGACCACTGCTACATTCAGCATATTAATTATTCACCGCACTCAAGACTTAGGCTCATCATGCTTCTTGATCCGTACGGTTCCTCCGTTGCACCgaaaaaaattaacagtttcaTGGCACACAAGAACTAGTATAACACATCACATATACATTCACCCTTTCAATCTTCCCCATCCATATACTTTCAAATACCCCCATTGCACTGTTACAACCATATCCCCTCAAAAAGACCTTACATTTCCATTTTCTCTAGCCCTAAGCCCTTGGATCGTTTATTTCTCATACTACTGAAGCATAAAAATTTAGCGCAAATGTTCACCTATTGTCCCTCTGTGGCAAAAATTCTTAAGATCTTCCAACACAAAACCCAAACCCTGAAAAGcacctttcctttttctttgctcCACATCATGGCGAAAAGAAAACAACCAAGACAATCAAAAAAGGTATGCATTCGGTATAAATCATGTAATGTAATCTGATCCTGAAATGAAATCCAGCGAATCAGTTGACTGACAAAGATCCAAACATCAAACTGAAGTACATTATAAAccccattatttttttttaaaaaaaaaaaagcaaaacactagccaaaccctagatccaggTGCGATTCGGATGCCATATAATCCCCAACAACAAAGCTGAAATCAAcaatgagagagagaaaagagacacCAGATCGATCACCAGGAAGACGGTGGAACAGTGGGAGACCATGGAGAAGGAGGTAACCCCGCCGGACAAGTCGGCGGCGAGTGCGGCCTGGACCAGCTTCCGCTGGAGCTCGTAGGTCGAGGACGCCAACACCTCAAGGTCGTCGAAGAGCTGCTTTGCGCTCCACTCAGCGCTGGAACTCCTACACATGAATGTGAACACCCCTATTCGATCCGAGATGATGAAAACCCTAACAGTAGCCTCAAGTCCACTCGCTCGAACAATACAGAGGATTGAAGAAACTCTAGGTCCGTTTTATAGTGCAGAGAATTTAATCCTTAAGACAAAAATGCCCGTGACCATTTTTGCTGCTGCACAGGTTTCCAATTGACAGGATCGGGCAGGGCCAGTCCAATGTCTAAAGTTGTGGGCCAGCCGCCCAGCTGTCTGTTTAGCATGCCAAGGCGCAACATGGCCACAAAACTGATATTAAGAAACTTCTTTAAAACTAaggtttttaatttttaatttacaaaAAAGCTTGCCTACAAAATGGTGTAGATATAGGAgacaaaataatgaaaaaattatttgaagTCGCACTTGAAGGACAGAGAGAAAAGCAAATCTGGGAACATATATGGTGATACTAACATGAATCAGCTTGGTTGTAACAATTCACCATTATGAAGAGAATATTCCATAAACATAACACCTAATAAACTAGGATCTGCCAGTCAAAATCTTAATATGAAGAGTGCATTCCATAAACATAATACTAATAAAGCAAACTAAAACTGCAAACTCATACTGTTCTCCTGAAATATAAGAATGGAAATCTAATCAAAGAGCGAGAATCCCATATCCTCATcactctcttctttctcctcttgctTCTCCTCAGCAGGAGGAGCCTCCGGAGCAGCACCACCAGCAGCCGAACCAGCTGCTGCAGCACCTGCAGCTGCACCACCAATGAATGCTCCACCTCCACCTCCACCAATTATCACCTGCAGCACAAAGGATTACCATTCGAATACCGCATCATGTTAAAGCAACTCAGCAAGTAATAGACCCCAAGGGAAAATagggaggaaaaaaaggaagaaaaagaacctctatcatcttttaaaaaataaaaagtgatGCAACAAGAGGATTGCTTATGAACAGAGAGGGGCATGCAGTTATCCTCACACAGTCAGTACGTAATTCAAAGTTCACCATACAAACCCCAACCACACCCTCTCCCCGGAGTGACGGGGACAGACTATACAGGATAACTGATAAGCATGCACCCTTTTTTTTCACATAATGCCACCAAAAAAagatacataaaagaaaatattatatgAAACTACATcagatttttttccaaaaaaggatttttttttttgcttttaaaaaaaaggcagaGTGCAAGCAACAATGTAGAACGCCAGAGGGGCAAAAAAGGGCGCAAGAGCACTGCAATCCATCCACCTCCAAGAGAACTTGCCAATACTCCAAAGGTTATCAAAGCATATAATAAAGCATAACAATCATTGAAAGGATAACATCTTGCATAACCGCATGTATCTAGTCAGCAAGCACAAAGAACACAATGAGATGTGCAAAAGGCATTACCTAACTATATCTTTAGATCCTTCA
It encodes the following:
- the LOC103715557 gene encoding 60S acidic ribosomal protein P3-like — its product is MCRSSSAEWSAKQLFDDLEVLASSTYELQRKLVQAALAADLSGGVTSFSMVSHCSTVFLVIIGGGGGGAFIGASAAGAAAAGFVADGAAPGAPPAEEEEKVESSDEDWGLSPFDKISVISQENNMSLWF